One segment of Desulfosudis oleivorans Hxd3 DNA contains the following:
- a CDS encoding GAF domain-containing protein yields the protein MNDDFNHDHQDLLSQIVSGSPIPTFVIDRNHRVTHFNKACEVLTGRKAEEIIGTDGQWRAFYAEKRPVMADIVLDAAIEDIAGMLETHYQGKFRASSVRSGAFEARDFFPALGEDGKWLFFTAAPIRNADGDVIGAIETLQDITQEKRVSHLNRSMLRVSKALHRYSYLDDLLSFISQEIKKLLGAEGALVLLLDAETNELYTSGLAYDDPDREKRMKEVRFSLDEVLAGQVIRTGEPVVMHDAEALPQYAERDRKIGYTTRSLLEVPLVVEDRTIGVLAGINKKEGRFSGQDMDALAALAGTVALAIENTRHQEGLRAFYREVQSLNTAKGKTINHLSHELKTPVAILSQALPLLEDELAVVPEDNWKPYVEIIERQLNRIVAIESEVSDIITDKEYKVAGLYNGMVLQCADLLSVLALKHQGKKDMVDQITTHIRELFSPKTMVAATIDPGTFIQGRLRALEPGFAHRQVDVRVLLEPTRPIQIPEVIFEKVMDGLIRNAIENTPDEGRVDVAVFEKGGLVQVSVKDYGVGIRKDHQARIFEGFFPTQDILAYSTRKPFDFNAGGKGADLLRMKIFSETCGFTLDMASTRCAVLDAPRQECPGRISACPSATVTRPCHESGGTEFILFFHGA from the coding sequence TTGAACGACGATTTCAACCATGACCATCAGGATCTGCTTTCCCAGATCGTTTCGGGCAGTCCGATTCCCACTTTTGTGATCGACCGGAATCACCGGGTGACCCACTTCAACAAGGCCTGCGAAGTGCTTACCGGGAGAAAGGCGGAAGAGATCATTGGAACCGACGGCCAGTGGCGGGCCTTTTATGCGGAAAAGCGCCCGGTGATGGCGGATATTGTTCTCGATGCCGCCATCGAAGATATCGCGGGGATGCTTGAAACCCATTACCAGGGGAAGTTCCGGGCCTCGTCGGTCAGGTCCGGGGCCTTTGAGGCCAGGGATTTTTTCCCGGCCCTGGGCGAGGACGGGAAATGGTTGTTTTTTACGGCAGCCCCCATCCGAAACGCGGACGGAGATGTTATCGGCGCCATAGAGACCCTTCAGGACATCACCCAGGAGAAGCGGGTGTCCCACCTGAACCGGTCCATGCTCCGGGTCAGCAAGGCCCTGCACCGGTATTCGTATCTGGATGACCTGTTGTCCTTTATCAGCCAGGAAATCAAAAAACTGCTGGGGGCGGAAGGGGCACTGGTGCTTTTACTGGACGCCGAAACCAACGAGTTGTACACCTCGGGACTGGCCTATGATGACCCGGACCGTGAAAAACGGATGAAAGAAGTCCGCTTTTCCCTGGATGAGGTGTTGGCCGGGCAGGTGATTCGAACCGGCGAGCCGGTGGTGATGCATGATGCCGAGGCTCTGCCCCAATACGCGGAGCGGGACAGAAAAATCGGATACACCACCCGGAGTCTCCTGGAAGTGCCCCTCGTGGTCGAGGACCGCACCATCGGTGTGCTTGCCGGTATCAACAAAAAAGAGGGGCGCTTCTCCGGGCAGGATATGGATGCCCTTGCCGCGCTGGCCGGTACCGTGGCCCTGGCCATTGAGAACACCCGGCATCAAGAGGGGCTCCGGGCCTTTTATCGTGAGGTGCAATCCCTGAACACGGCCAAGGGCAAGACGATCAACCACTTGTCCCATGAATTGAAAACCCCGGTGGCCATTCTGTCCCAGGCCCTGCCCCTGCTCGAAGACGAGCTTGCGGTTGTGCCCGAGGATAACTGGAAACCCTATGTGGAAATTATCGAGCGCCAGCTTAACCGCATCGTCGCAATCGAAAGCGAGGTGTCGGACATCATTACGGACAAAGAATACAAAGTTGCGGGGCTTTACAACGGCATGGTCCTTCAATGTGCCGACCTGCTTTCCGTTCTGGCCTTGAAACATCAGGGCAAAAAAGACATGGTGGACCAGATTACCACCCATATTCGGGAACTGTTTTCACCGAAAACCATGGTGGCCGCCACCATTGATCCCGGAACGTTTATCCAGGGCCGTCTCCGGGCGCTTGAACCCGGCTTTGCCCACCGGCAGGTGGATGTGCGTGTTCTTTTAGAGCCCACCCGGCCCATTCAGATTCCAGAGGTGATTTTTGAAAAAGTCATGGACGGCCTGATCCGAAACGCAATCGAAAACACACCTGATGAAGGCCGTGTGGATGTGGCCGTCTTTGAAAAAGGAGGGTTGGTTCAGGTCTCGGTGAAGGATTATGGGGTGGGCATTCGAAAAGACCATCAGGCCAGAATTTTCGAAGGCTTTTTCCCTACCCAGGACATTCTGGCTTACAGCACCCGGAAGCCTTTTGATTTCAACGCCGGCGGCAAAGGCGCCGATCTGCTCCGTATGAAGATTTTTTCCGAAACCTGCGGTTTCACCCTGGACATGGCGTCTACCCGGTGTGCTGTGCTGGATGCGCCCCGCCAGGAATGCCCGGGCCGGATATCTGCGTGCCCTTCCGCCACCGTAACCCGCCCCTGCCATGAATCAGGCGGAACCGAATTCATCCTCTTTTTCCACGGAGCCTGA